A region of Candidatus Megaera polyxenophila DNA encodes the following proteins:
- a CDS encoding methyltransferase encodes MMAQGIFSKLVDYIKSGFAFVLGIPNLLKDQFFAIRENAARLRYNLKNFTETNINLGIYHLNNQNYNDAIFRFILVDKFLRPNDPFVNYWTGWAYFLKKKYKKAIFYLEKGESEDKIGLLKFIKEIDHISEVPSEIYSVYRGIITKDIVDKFFNKNLNLPRELIIKLIGAIDKLPEKYSILEIGSNIGFVGEEIEKRMQEGFSITGIESSAEMIKLQKQSKRDKVYDKIINLRVENYLIDHKDEKYDIILSLDGFSNNSELSDLFGQLYNSLSSGGYFAFACRLSDKKDFSDKYLEFVYEEHYITKLLKKCGFTIIDEPNSEPLIKNSYVIFVGKKLN; translated from the coding sequence ATGATGGCACAGGGTATTTTTTCTAAATTAGTAGATTATATAAAATCAGGATTTGCGTTCGTACTTGGAATTCCCAATCTGCTAAAAGATCAATTTTTTGCAATTAGAGAGAACGCAGCAAGGTTAAGATATAACCTAAAAAATTTCACAGAAACAAATATAAACCTTGGTATATATCACCTCAACAACCAAAATTACAATGATGCTATATTCAGATTTATATTAGTTGATAAATTTCTGCGTCCAAATGATCCTTTTGTAAATTACTGGACCGGATGGGCCTATTTTTTGAAAAAAAAATATAAGAAAGCAATTTTTTATTTAGAAAAAGGAGAAAGCGAAGATAAAATCGGGTTGTTAAAATTTATCAAAGAAATTGACCATATTTCCGAAGTTCCAAGTGAAATATACTCCGTATATCGGGGCATAATTACTAAAGATATTGTTGATAAATTTTTCAATAAAAATCTTAACCTACCAAGAGAACTAATTATAAAACTAATAGGCGCAATTGATAAATTACCGGAAAAATATTCTATACTTGAAATTGGCAGTAATATAGGTTTCGTTGGTGAAGAAATCGAAAAAAGAATGCAAGAAGGGTTTTCTATTACCGGTATTGAAAGTTCAGCCGAGATGATCAAACTCCAAAAACAATCTAAACGTGATAAGGTATATGATAAAATAATTAACTTACGTGTTGAAAATTATTTAATAGACCACAAGGACGAAAAATATGACATTATCTTAAGCCTTGACGGGTTCTCCAACAATTCAGAATTAAGCGATCTATTTGGTCAACTCTATAATTCTCTATCTTCGGGAGGGTATTTTGCTTTTGCGTGCAGATTAAGTGATAAGAAAGACTTCTCAGATAAATATTTAGAGTTTGTTTATGAGGAGCATTATATTACCAAACTATTAAAAAAATGTGGTTTTACTATCATCGATGAACCAAATTCAGAACCACTAATTAAAAATAGCTATGTTATATTCGTTGGTAAAAAACTAAACTAA